A part of Paenibacillus sp. IHBB 10380 genomic DNA contains:
- a CDS encoding D-alanyl-D-alanine carboxypeptidase family protein — protein sequence MLWVTVLCLCLVSLSFPVDGFAAEEKKTTKDQVKSPELAASAISAILMDADTGTIIYEKNSHDKLPPASITKVMTMLLTMEALDDGKLKLTDKVRTSEYAASMGGSQIFLEPGEEMSVDEMLKGIAMASGNDASVAMAEKISGSEEAFVELMNERATELGLKDTHFVNCNGLPADNHYSSAHDIAVISRELLKHNEITKYTGSYQDYLRKDSKKPFWLVNTNKLVRFYNGVDGLKTGYTSEAKFCLTATAVRDDLRAVAVVLGEPNTKTRNSEVSQMFDYMFSQYSKEPIYKKGDVMGAVKINKGKLTELSLVAGQNYSVLMKKSGNKANIRHELQLDTELKAPIQDGQVLGNLVVYQGEQMLKKFELKSPVKVDKAGWWTLFKRTTAKIFFVD from the coding sequence ATGTTATGGGTCACGGTGTTGTGTCTATGTCTTGTCTCGTTGAGCTTTCCAGTCGATGGATTTGCTGCCGAGGAGAAGAAAACTACTAAGGATCAAGTGAAATCACCGGAGCTCGCTGCTAGTGCCATCTCGGCTATATTGATGGATGCGGACACCGGCACGATTATTTATGAGAAAAACAGTCATGATAAATTACCGCCAGCCAGCATCACGAAAGTCATGACGATGTTACTGACTATGGAAGCTCTTGATGATGGAAAGTTAAAACTGACCGATAAAGTACGGACAAGTGAGTATGCAGCCTCTATGGGAGGCTCCCAGATTTTTTTGGAACCCGGTGAGGAGATGTCTGTGGACGAGATGCTGAAGGGAATTGCTATGGCCTCTGGCAATGATGCTTCTGTAGCTATGGCTGAGAAAATATCAGGATCAGAGGAAGCTTTTGTTGAGCTGATGAATGAGCGCGCAACGGAGCTTGGTCTTAAGGATACTCATTTCGTCAACTGTAACGGGTTGCCAGCAGACAATCACTATTCATCTGCCCATGATATCGCTGTGATAAGTCGCGAATTGCTCAAGCATAACGAGATTACGAAATATACGGGTTCTTACCAAGATTATTTACGTAAGGATTCAAAGAAACCTTTTTGGCTTGTAAATACCAATAAATTAGTGCGTTTCTATAATGGCGTGGATGGTCTGAAGACGGGTTATACCTCTGAAGCTAAATTTTGTTTGACGGCTACAGCTGTTCGAGATGATCTTAGGGCAGTAGCCGTTGTGCTGGGTGAACCGAATACAAAGACTCGGAATAGCGAAGTGTCCCAAATGTTTGATTATATGTTCTCCCAATATAGCAAAGAGCCAATCTACAAAAAGGGAGACGTGATGGGTGCCGTTAAAATAAACAAAGGAAAATTAACAGAGCTGTCTCTCGTAGCAGGTCAAAATTACAGTGTTCTGATGAAGAAAAGTGGTAACAAGGCGAACATCAGGCATGAACTTCAATTAGATACTGAATTGAAAGCTCCTATCCAAGATGGACAAGTGCTAGGAAATCTAGTGGTATATCAAGGAGAGCAGATGTTGAAGAAATTCGAGTTGAAGTCGCCCGTTAAGGTTGATAAGGCGGGATGGTGGACGTTATTTAAGCGTACGACTGCAAAAATATTTTTTGTAGATTGA
- the spoIIAB gene encoding anti-sigma F factor, with amino-acid sequence MSEDKTHAPNFMSLQFAAKSENESFARVTVAAFISQLDPTMDELSDMKTVVSEAVTNCIIHGYNCDPTGIVTITATITEDSVTITIEDRGEGIEDLELAKQPLYTSKPELERSGMGFTIMQNFMDEFEVSSEQGAGTSIRMMKRIESKKALYN; translated from the coding sequence ATGAGTGAAGATAAGACCCATGCTCCTAATTTCATGTCGCTACAATTTGCGGCAAAGTCAGAGAATGAATCATTTGCTCGAGTAACGGTGGCTGCCTTCATCTCACAATTAGATCCAACCATGGATGAACTTAGTGATATGAAGACTGTCGTATCTGAGGCGGTTACAAATTGTATTATTCATGGATATAATTGTGACCCAACAGGGATTGTTACGATAACTGCTACGATTACCGAGGATTCTGTGACGATAACAATTGAGGATCGTGGCGAAGGGATTGAAGATTTGGAACTTGCAAAGCAGCCATTATATACCTCGAAGCCAGAACTGGAAAGATCGGGTATGGGCTTTACCATTATGCAGAATTTCATGGATGAGTTTGAAGTGTCTAGTGAGCAAGGAGCCGGAACGTCGATCAGAATGATGAAAAGGATTGAATCCAAGAAAGCTTTATATAATTAG
- the spoIIAA gene encoding anti-sigma F factor antagonist, with protein MNLQMEMEHHRQVLIVRFSGELDHHTADHVRMKLDEAILTKQTDHIVLSLKDLLFMDSSGIGVILGRYKLIKSKGGKMAVCDATPPVYRLLEMSGMLKIMPVYESESHALTGLEVVS; from the coding sequence GTGAACTTGCAAATGGAGATGGAGCACCACAGACAGGTATTAATTGTCCGATTCTCAGGAGAGCTCGATCACCATACCGCTGATCATGTGCGGATGAAGCTGGATGAGGCAATTCTGACTAAGCAAACAGATCATATTGTGCTAAGTTTAAAAGATTTGCTTTTTATGGATAGCTCGGGTATCGGTGTCATTCTTGGACGATACAAGCTTATTAAGAGTAAGGGTGGAAAGATGGCTGTGTGTGACGCTACTCCACCAGTATATCGTCTACTAGAGATGTCTGGAATGTTAAAGATTATGCCAGTCTATGAAAGTGAAAGCCATGCACTTACAGGTCTGGAGGTCGTATCATGA
- a CDS encoding stage V sporulation protein AA, with amino-acid sequence MSHNSTPTVYIQLKKRIQLPQGKVITLGDIANVQSAQEYMKLLFELELVAPNKKDGNLLVMDLMRIIPAIKQVIPRAQIEPVGQHHTIVEIVKAPKKPSFALFILVWLLLFFGSGLTIMNFHADVNMQEVQIRVVEMITGKRDEHPYLFQTSYSLGIGIGMVVFFNHLFKKKWNEEPTPLEVEMFLYQENIDQFVVAEEYKRMSIEDKQNEET; translated from the coding sequence ATGTCTCATAATTCCACTCCCACGGTTTATATACAGCTCAAAAAACGTATACAGCTCCCTCAAGGAAAAGTGATAACGCTTGGGGACATTGCGAACGTGCAGAGTGCTCAGGAATACATGAAGTTATTATTTGAACTTGAATTGGTAGCGCCGAATAAAAAGGATGGTAATCTGCTTGTGATGGACTTAATGCGAATTATTCCCGCCATTAAGCAGGTTATCCCTAGGGCGCAAATAGAGCCTGTGGGTCAACATCACACGATTGTTGAGATTGTGAAGGCTCCCAAAAAGCCATCTTTTGCCTTGTTTATTCTAGTCTGGTTGCTACTGTTTTTTGGATCGGGCCTGACCATTATGAATTTCCATGCGGATGTGAATATGCAAGAAGTACAGATTCGGGTAGTGGAGATGATCACAGGTAAGCGAGACGAGCATCCATACCTTTTTCAGACGTCTTATTCGCTAGGTATAGGTATTGGAATGGTCGTCTTTTTTAATCATCTGTTCAAAAAGAAATGGAATGAAGAGCCAACACCACTGGAAGTTGAGATGTTTCTATATCAAGAAAATATAGATCAATTCGTGGTGGCTGAAGAATATAAACGAATGAGTATTGAAGATAAGCAGAATGAGGAAACCTAA
- the sigF gene encoding RNA polymerase sporulation sigma factor SigF, with protein sequence MDADVKKASQTYLEDSEVKRLIALSHTGDSEARDTLVNSNIRLVWSVVQRFMNRGYEPEDLFQIGCIGLLKSVDKFDLSYDVKFSTYAVPMIIGEIQRFLRDDGTLKVSRSLKEMANKVRKKKDELSKVLNRLPTIKEVAAELGVTPEEVVFAQEANKPPTSIHETVFENDGDPITLMDQIADESQDHWFDKLALNEAIDGLSEREKLIVYLRYYRDQTQSEVASRLGISQVQVSRLEKKILQLIREQIAQ encoded by the coding sequence ATGGATGCTGATGTGAAGAAAGCTTCGCAGACTTACTTGGAAGATTCGGAAGTCAAACGACTTATTGCACTCAGTCATACGGGCGATAGCGAGGCTCGAGACACGTTAGTGAATAGCAATATTCGTCTTGTCTGGTCGGTTGTACAGCGGTTCATGAACCGGGGATACGAGCCTGAGGATTTATTCCAAATTGGTTGTATCGGACTCTTGAAATCCGTTGACAAATTTGATTTAAGCTATGATGTGAAATTTTCGACTTACGCAGTACCTATGATTATTGGAGAGATCCAACGTTTCTTGCGAGATGATGGAACGCTCAAGGTTAGTCGTTCATTGAAGGAAATGGCTAATAAGGTACGCAAAAAAAAGGACGAGTTGTCTAAGGTATTGAATCGGTTACCTACAATCAAAGAGGTAGCAGCAGAACTCGGGGTGACACCCGAAGAAGTCGTATTCGCTCAAGAGGCTAATAAACCACCAACTTCGATTCATGAGACAGTCTTTGAGAATGATGGGGACCCCATTACTTTGATGGATCAAATTGCTGATGAGAGTCAGGACCACTGGTTTGATAAGTTGGCATTGAATGAGGCGATAGATGGGTTATCTGAAAGAGAGAAACTCATCGTATACCTTCGATATTATCGAGATCAGACCCAATCCGAAGTAGCAAGTCGGTTAGGTATTTCTCAAGTTCAGGTGTCTAGATTAGAGAAGAAAATACTTCAATTAATCCGCGAACAGATTGCACAATAA
- a CDS encoding spore germination protein codes for MAEDTSNKPEDQEIQKKREDEMSDTIEESIQYWQNSDEFTGDLEQLKIVLREVMGLDTSFDVAFREMSFGDRRTGTLFISGFANSDIMTEILTRLTYIKHDELSSKAMDTIFAKYIPHVQVEKVDKLSQVINKVLTGMSAIFIENEHTVLIIDTRTYPSRNPEESSIERVVRGSKDGFTETLLTNVSLVRRRLRDPGLKYEVVQVGRRTRTDVCIAYIDDIVDKIQANVIRDKIKELDIDGLPLGDKQLEEAIVNKGWNPYPLVRYSERPDAVAAHLLEGRVVIFVDTSPSVMIMPTTFFDLCQHAEENRQTPFVGTYLRWIRFLGIFASLFLLPLWLLLVLHPELKPPVLEFIGPHGKAKIPLFVQFIMIEFGVDLLRLAAVHTPTSIASAMGLIAAILVGDVAVKTGLFVNEVVLYMSVAAIGMFATPSYELGLANRIVRLVLIFAVAFFKVPGLIIGITLLILLLTLHRSNNSSYMWPFIPFNAKAMSEVLFRMPVLSSSRRPSFNKTRDNTRLNTEKSKE; via the coding sequence ATGGCGGAAGATACTTCTAATAAACCAGAGGATCAGGAAATACAGAAAAAAAGAGAAGATGAAATGTCTGATACCATTGAGGAATCGATTCAATATTGGCAAAACAGTGATGAATTCACTGGAGATCTTGAACAATTAAAAATAGTACTGCGTGAAGTGATGGGACTTGATACTTCATTCGATGTTGCATTTCGGGAGATGAGCTTTGGAGACCGGAGAACGGGGACTCTTTTTATTAGTGGCTTTGCTAATAGTGACATTATGACAGAAATTCTAACGAGATTAACCTATATTAAGCACGATGAGTTGTCTTCAAAGGCGATGGATACGATATTTGCGAAATATATTCCTCATGTTCAGGTGGAAAAGGTAGACAAATTAAGTCAGGTCATTAATAAGGTCCTGACGGGGATGAGCGCCATCTTCATCGAAAATGAGCATACCGTTCTCATTATAGATACTCGGACCTATCCTTCGCGAAATCCAGAGGAGTCATCTATTGAGCGTGTTGTCAGAGGGTCTAAAGATGGATTCACGGAAACACTGCTTACGAATGTTTCTCTTGTTCGGCGTAGACTTCGAGATCCAGGACTGAAATATGAGGTCGTTCAGGTTGGACGTCGTACAAGAACAGATGTATGTATTGCCTACATTGATGATATCGTAGATAAAATTCAAGCGAATGTCATTCGAGATAAAATTAAAGAATTAGACATCGATGGATTACCACTGGGGGATAAACAACTTGAAGAAGCCATTGTTAATAAAGGATGGAATCCCTATCCGTTAGTTCGTTATTCAGAAAGACCTGATGCAGTAGCTGCGCATTTACTTGAAGGTAGAGTCGTTATATTTGTAGATACCTCACCGAGTGTCATGATCATGCCCACCACATTTTTCGACTTATGCCAACATGCGGAAGAGAATCGTCAGACTCCGTTTGTAGGGACTTATTTACGATGGATTCGATTTTTAGGTATTTTTGCTTCTCTGTTTCTGCTTCCGCTGTGGCTCCTGCTAGTTCTTCATCCGGAATTAAAGCCGCCAGTATTGGAATTCATTGGACCTCATGGAAAGGCGAAAATCCCTCTCTTTGTTCAGTTCATTATGATTGAGTTCGGGGTTGATCTACTGAGGTTAGCTGCTGTTCATACACCAACATCAATTGCATCCGCGATGGGTCTCATAGCAGCGATATTGGTAGGAGATGTTGCGGTGAAGACAGGATTGTTTGTCAATGAGGTTGTGCTTTACATGTCTGTAGCTGCCATTGGCATGTTTGCGACACCAAGTTATGAACTGGGTCTTGCCAACCGCATCGTTCGCCTGGTTTTAATATTTGCCGTAGCCTTCTTCAAAGTGCCTGGTCTTATTATTGGAATTACCTTGCTTATATTATTGTTAACGCTTCATCGGTCCAATAACTCTTCTTATATGTGGCCATTTATACCTTTTAATGCAAAGGCTATGTCGGAGGTTTTATTCAGAATGCCGGTGTTGTCATCTTCAAGACGCCCTTCTTTCAACAAAACAAGAGATAACACCCGACTGAATACAGAGAAAAGTAAAGAGTAG
- a CDS encoding stage V sporulation protein AB: MVILAWVVEILLGIAGGIAVGSGVIAFILVLDIVPRLAQLTTSYNKVHWYEGALITGSLFGTISDFWHWEGSFNPIISLIIGAMHGIFIGLLAAALTEVLNVLPILAKRLWMKNYLFGLLMAMVLGKVVGSLFDWYVYRK, translated from the coding sequence ATGGTTATATTGGCATGGGTGGTAGAAATTTTACTAGGCATTGCAGGTGGAATTGCTGTTGGAAGTGGCGTGATCGCATTCATTCTTGTGCTTGATATCGTGCCAAGACTTGCTCAGCTAACTACGTCATATAACAAAGTGCATTGGTATGAGGGAGCTTTAATTACGGGGTCACTGTTTGGAACCATTTCTGATTTCTGGCATTGGGAAGGTTCATTCAACCCGATAATCAGCCTGATCATCGGAGCTATGCACGGTATTTTTATAGGACTCTTAGCAGCGGCATTAACAGAAGTACTCAATGTGCTACCTATTCTAGCTAAGCGATTATGGATGAAAAATTATTTATTTGGCTTGTTAATGGCTATGGTTCTGGGAAAAGTGGTGGGTTCTCTCTTCGATTGGTATGTATACCGGAAATAG
- a CDS encoding purine-nucleoside phosphorylase codes for MTNSSQAIKEAAAYINSKSNIVPEIGLILGSGLGILAELIENGVTISYEDIPHFPVSTVEGHEGELLLGTIKGRKVVMMKGRFHMYEGYGPETTAFPVRVMNELGVKSLLVTNAAGGVNTTYEPGDLMLISDHLNMTGTNPLIGPNDADLGVRFPDMSEAYSRRLRALAKETAQSRGFDVREGVYAGLLGPTYETPAEIVMLRALGADAVGMSTVSEVIVARHAGLEVLGITCISNMAAGILDQPLSHGEVMETTERVREKFLGLVLDVIPHM; via the coding sequence ATGACGAATTCAAGTCAAGCCATTAAAGAAGCAGCAGCATATATAAATAGTAAGAGTAATATTGTTCCGGAGATAGGATTGATTCTAGGCTCAGGATTGGGCATTCTGGCAGAGCTTATTGAGAATGGTGTTACTATTTCCTATGAAGACATTCCTCATTTCCCTGTGTCAACCGTGGAAGGACATGAAGGTGAACTTTTACTGGGTACGATTAAAGGTCGTAAAGTGGTTATGATGAAGGGACGCTTTCATATGTATGAAGGGTATGGACCAGAAACGACAGCTTTTCCCGTGCGCGTGATGAATGAGCTGGGGGTTAAGAGTCTTCTCGTAACGAATGCGGCTGGTGGTGTGAACACAACCTATGAACCAGGGGACTTGATGTTGATCTCAGATCATTTGAACATGACAGGAACGAATCCACTCATAGGACCGAATGATGCTGATCTTGGAGTACGTTTTCCAGATATGTCCGAAGCGTATAGCCGTAGATTGCGTGCGCTTGCGAAGGAAACGGCTCAATCTAGAGGGTTTGATGTACGTGAAGGGGTATATGCAGGATTACTTGGGCCGACTTATGAGACCCCTGCTGAGATCGTGATGCTACGTGCGTTAGGTGCTGATGCTGTTGGAATGTCTACTGTATCGGAAGTTATTGTAGCTCGGCATGCTGGGTTAGAAGTGCTCGGTATTACATGTATTAGTAACATGGCCGCGGGAATACTGGATCAACCGTTATCCCACGGAGAAGTAATGGAGACTACAGAACGTGTCCGTGAGAAGTTCTTAGGTCTTGTGTTAGACGTCATTCCACATATGTAA